One segment of Anastrepha obliqua isolate idAnaObli1 chromosome 3, idAnaObli1_1.0, whole genome shotgun sequence DNA contains the following:
- the LOC129240286 gene encoding TPR-containing protein DDB_G0280363-like, whose protein sequence is MEVLSVQNQYQGQFGVIGTSKVKDWTSPLTPPPPPPSSSSQLLSTSHSITSDNVAHNQRNGNGNNNRNVNNYQVKQDEEQLLELYTEDAVEGGDVVDGGNWSAPLKQAEQHYNHHNYQHEQRQQHFYYNNHHYGGTHHTNNYHHHNQPHTNNYHHYQKHQKQQQQYYNHQQYTTGQQKQAKQQKSQKPNNATTKEENTKGAFNDNMFYYEPPVTAAITPVGTPTSGSCFGSATTDVDIAAVNELAQRVQTELRDAKKRHLDCTEVSLPFNLMPRIAAEIIKASEREPCGVRGCSLYIDFECEPSNVRRIASFKVDDSTVSTFELYLMLKQDKSGWTSLLPQFIKNLTRSNTILVSPDFTLTKNKLYSCD, encoded by the exons ACTGGACGAGTCCGTTaacgccaccaccaccaccaccatcatcatcatcacaacTGCTATCAACAAGCCACAGCATCACCAGTGACAACGTTGCGCACAATCAACGCAACGgcaacggcaacaacaacagaaacgtTAACAACTACCAAGTAAAACAGGACGAGGAGCAGCTCCTAGAGCTGTACACCGAGGACGCAGTAGAGGGTGGGGACGTTGTTGACGGCGGAAATTGGTCAGCGCCACTAAAACAAGCAGAACAACACTACAATCATCATAATTATCAGCACGAGCAGCGACAGCAACACTTTTATTACAACAATCACCACTACGGTGGCACCCACCACACTAACAACTACCACCATCATAATCAACCACACACCAACAATTACCACCACTATCagaaacaccaaaaacaacagcaacaatactaCAACCACCAACAATACACCACTGggcaacaaaaacaagcaaagcaACAGAAATCGCAAAAACCCAACaacgcaacaacaaaagaagagaacaCCAAAGGCGCCTTCAACGACAACATGTTCTACTATGAGCCACCAGTGACTGCGGCCATTACACCAGTGGGCACACCAACATCGGGCAGCTGCTTCGGTAGCGCCACCACTGATGTGGACATCGCCGCCGTCAATGAGCTGGCACAGCGGGTGCAGACGGAGTTGCGGGATGCCAAGAAGCGTCATTTGGACTGCACTGAAGTCTCATTGCCATTTAATCTCATGCCGCGCATTGCGGCCGAAATAATCAAGGCTTCGGAGCGGGAACCGTGTGGCGTGCGTGGCTGTTCGCTGTACATCGATTTCGAGTGTGAGCCGAGCAATGTGAG ACGCATTGCCTCGTTCAAAGTGGATGACTCCACCGTCTCCACCTTCGAGTTGTATCTCATGCTAAAGCAGGACAAGAGCGGCTGGACCTCTTTGTTGCCACAATTTATCAA AAATCTTACACGCAGCAACACCATTTTGGTGAGCCCCGATTTCACGCTGACCAAAAACAAGCTTTACTCCTGCGATTAA